From Plasmodium cynomolgi strain B DNA, chromosome 9, whole genome shotgun sequence:
GGCACAATTTtaggagagaagaagaaaggagaAGTCGAGAGAGTTTACCTACCCCTGTGGATGATTATATGCACAGTTATGCCAACTACcgtgaggaaaagaaaatacttAACGGTAAGGTGAAGAACACGAAATGGACATACTCCagtgatgataaaaaaaatgacagtgCTTCGCATGCCCGTACCAAATGTGATGGGGGACCTAAAACGGAAGAAGCACCCCATATGGGAAATTATAATCCCAAGGGGAGGGATAtcaagatgaaaaaattaacaaataaaaaaacttcgCGAAAGGGGAAGGTGAACCCTAATTCGAGTAAGAGTAAAATATGGCAAAGTGATATGAGCACATgtgaagaaatgaagaaaaaaaaaggtgtcgTGAAAAAGGTCAGCAGTGGGCTAGCTACAagtttgaaaaggaaaaaaaaagatcccTCAAGTGGAGCGGCAAATGAAAGTAAAGTAATTAGACAAGTTACCACAATGGGGAGGGTACCACCAAGTGGAGCGGCAAATGAAAGTAAAGTGATCAGACAAGTTACCACAACGGGGAGGGCATCACCAAGTGTCTCCCCCtcaaagaagaacaaaatcaAACCCACTTCTAAAAGTACAAGCAGTCGCCACGGAAGCGAAACTGCaaaacattttaacataGTAAACACTGTGGAGGAATCTGTTCAGGAATCTGTGCAGGTTAATTACAACAtcggggaaaataaaattaactacaaaaaggaaagcatcGTAAGTTCCAGCAACGCGGTATGCATTGTGAACAAATTAGAAGATGAAGCGATGAAAATGAGGACGAGGAAAAGGGTTggacaaatgaaaaataaaaataaaaatcccAGAGGCGGTGAAGCTTACTCCAGTACATCCATTCAGCGGGAAGACTGTAACTTTGTGGGGTCTTTTTCGAGTAGATCCGTTCCACTGTGGCCAGACTGCAACTTCGTGGGGTCCTTTTCCAGCATGTCcatcaaaagggaaaactgTAGTATTGAAAAGCGTTACGCATACTTGGGTGAGCCCCCCTCGGATGGGAATGGAGCTCCGCGGGTTGGGAGCTTCTCCAGAAGGGCAGCTAGCGCAAGGGACAGTGtgaagaagatgaaaaaaataaaaaaaaatggaaatttttcgGAGGGtaagcaagaaaaaaaggctacTGCAATTTCGTCCACCCGCGTGCAGCTtaagaaaaacgaaagtgcagaaaagaaaaagaaaaaaaaaagaaaaaacacgTGTACGAAGCGGAGAAGCGAATCAGCCATCGGTTCAGCCGTCGACGTAGCCAGCACAGGGGAGGAAAATTCAAGCGAAAGGAGGGAACCCCTCTGGGGCCCCAAAAAGGATACGGAAAAGGGAAACTCAGTTAACTCCCATATCAAGAGCAACCGAATGATGCCGCACATGGAGAGTGCAAACAGTAACGCCATgtcgaaggaaaaaatgtatgatgaaaaggggaattcACTAAATAGCGAAAGGGATATATACATCTCACACAAAACAGACATGGCACAAACATCGCCAAAAGATACCTTCTACgaacaaattaaacaaatGAATCATATATTaagtaataaaaacaatagccattttttaaatcgaaTAAATTTAAACCATTTAATAACAAttgaaaaaacatttatcaATACCAATGTGTATATTAACAAACAAGTAATTAGCCTTAGCACCAGGAGTACCAAGGGGGGGAcgagcaaaaggggaaggagccCAAGTCCACATGATGGCATTCTCTATGATGACAATTTCAGCATCGTTTATTTAGAACAAGATATTATTTAcctaaagaaaatttttttaaaaaaaattctgtccATATTATTAAGTCACGCGTCTTCATTTAGAGAAATCAAAATAACCATTCtgttgttatatttttttgtttccttggAGGAAGGTAGGGTTATATCTCCTAGTGTCTATCCCCTCAGCCTAATTAATTCTTTAATACAAAAGTTCAATTTGAAAGTACGCAAGAAGTTAAAAGGGGGTGGTGAAATTGAAGATGTCCCGCCTACCAGTTTTGCTCCCGCGTCTACAGATGGTTACTACCACAACGTGGGCACACAGAGCGATGCATCGAAAAAGGGGCCCTTTGACTGCCTCTTCATTTGCGATGGGAAGAACTACCTATGCGTGAATGACAACTCGCTGCCCGGGAAAACGTACAGAACCAGAATTAGGCTGAACAACCTCATCGGCTACTATCACTACATTAACTTAAACAGGTTGACGTACTATCTGGAGCGGGCCAGCCGCGCTTGCGGCAGGGCGGCAAAATAAAGAGCCCCACGAGCTCGGTGTGCCGCTCTGGTTACCacgccgcttcaccaccaGTATGTTTCGTTTTCACTCCACCTTTTTTCGCACCACCTTTTTCGCTCCACCTTTTTCGCAccacttttttatgtttcccgTAAAAGGAAGTTGCAgccatatgtgcacatgtagcGTGCGATTGGCGGTtcacgggaaaaaaaacaaaatgatgtgCCACCGGTGGGTACTGAATGGACACAATGGGCACATGgatgaagggggggagaagtttCCAAAGAAAAGCAGGGTCTAATTCGatcgattaattttttttttttaatttgcttaTTTACGAGGGCGCACTGTTCAGGGGGGAATGGGGGGAAAGGTTCCCTTGGGCGACTTTCTACCATTTGGCGTGTTTTCCCCATCGTTTCTTCCCCAACTGGCTGCTCCAAAACGAGCTCACATGAACGCGCCAACCCTCACGTCTTCCTGCTTCGGAACACCCCCTTCTTCATTCCCCACGAGTTATGCTCCCCCTTCTTAACTCGCTGCATGCCGTACGTTTTGTTTAAATTGTACTTTAGCATTAAGCCAAACTTGGTATCTAGATAGTTCGTCTGCAAGGGTGAGAAAGGTGGGGTAGGGTGATTGTCTAGTTTGTGCAGTTGCCTCCTCAAAAGGGAGTACACCGTGTGTAGAATTGCACCAGACATGTGCACATGGTAACATGTGCATGCGTGTAGATcgatgtgtaaaaaaataaaataataaaaaggcaaaaccttgtccaatttttcctccatttttttaaatccctCCTTAATCTTATCCATACTGGCTTGCtgcaaggggaaaaaaacattggCACGTTCTCCTTggtacacatgtgtgttaGGCATAGAAGAACGCACTCACTGCATTAATGGCATTAATCGCATTTCTCGCATTTCTCGCGCCATAACGTATTACCCACTGACGCAGGCTTTTATatgtgtttccccttttctgtgATTACCAATATTTTGAAGTCCAAATAATTTAGGAACATCAATGGCCTCTTGGCAAAATCACACACGCAGAGGACCGTCTCTGAgggtattttttcattattggGGTTTAGCTACGGAGGGGAATGAAACATGGGGGAGGGAAGTGTAACATGGGGTCAAACTACAAACGTGGGATGGAAAGTGCAACATGGGGTCAAACTACAAACGTGGGACGGAAAGTGCAACATGGGGTCAAACTACAAACGTGGGGAACTGCCTAGCAAACATAACAGTGACCCAAATAACCCCTCACAATCAACAAAACGGTATCAGAATCATATGAGCAAAAATGATTGTCAAATTAACCAGTGGCTTGACCGTGTTGCACACTTCGTTGTCAAAATTGGGGTCCCTCTTAAATGCGTTGAAGATGAAAAATTGTTTCCCAAAAGGTTCAATCTGCGGATCcagacaaaagaaaaaataaatgtaaaaagttgccaaaaaaaaaaaaacgaagagagGCTTCGAATGGGGTTATTTTCTCCTACCGGGTGTATCGCTGAGCATTCCTGAGGGGGCCAATTGAATCTTCTCATTCGGTTGTAAATCAGCTCTACAAGAAAGTGCGTGCGAAAAACAGATAAATGTGTACAATACAAATATACGTGCACATTTATATGCACAACAAGGAGAGGGCGATTTTCCCCCATGTGACAAGCCACAAAAgggttttcttttccccattttaaaaaaatttccaaagtGCTTCACAGGAATTTGTTCTCACTTTTATGCGCGTTCAAACGAAAGGCGTTGTGTCTGACCCCCGTTGCATTTTTGATAGAcgacattttttgtttttattcaatgtacgattttttttttttatttgaaggGGCCCCAATAAAAAAGCGGTGACTCATTTTTGGTGTGCCTTCCGACAAAAACACGAAATGatatttcctctttttcgtaGCAAGCATGGATGTGTGGAACACGTGGGGCAAATGATTCCTGCGATGATTAACTCTGACGCTGGTCCATACGTGTATTAAGACAGTGGGGTTGAAAAGACTAACTTAATGGAACGCCTAGCCATGAAAACGGATTCGTACAATTAATATCGCAGAGGTgatacacacacatgaagttaacaaaacgaaaaaaaaaaaaaaaaatgcatatgaaaagaggaaataaaaaaatacgtcGTCGTATCACTGCAATTATGCCGCATAAGCCGCATTCGACTTGTACACGTCACATGGTCACGACGGAGAAATCttttaatttacatatatatattcatagtTTGTGACTTTGGAAGGcgaagtgataaaaaaaaaaaaaaaaaaaaaaagaaggaagttGCTCGTTTCTTTGGGGACAAATTTAGAAAGCAGCATTGGTACTATCTTGGAGTAATCTTCAAATATCCCCAACaccatttcatttttgcgacaatttgttaaattaaatgaaaagtgTGGAGCTAAGAAATTGACAAATACGTTTGCTCCTCGACTCAATCGTGCAtggcattttattttgctaccTGCACGTTTAATTATTCATCCTATGTGCACGCGTAGTATTTCATTATTCTGGGATTCTAAGCATGGCCGTGCACGTACTGTCATTTGCGAAGCGATCGTGAGAGTTGTGTCGACGCATCGCAATTACCATTGttcttttattatgttttattatattttattatgttttactatgttttattatattgtattatattttactatattgtattatattttattttttgacgTGCCCGTGTTTGTACCTTCTTAGCGCATCTTAAGCCCGCCTTCACCGTTGTAAAGGGACCTTCATGGCCTTTCGTAACTGCACAGAAGATACTTATGGCATGTTTAGAAGTGCGTATGTAGGCTTATGCTTATGCGAAGGAAAACTTGTCATGCGGCTTCATGCACTCCAACTGATCGCAGTTCAAACTCCATAGAGACTATGCTTTTCATCCCACAGGGGACGTCGAAGTAGCAGAAATTTCGGCCAATAAATGGTGGCACCCCGTTTAATATGGTGACGTGCCTTTGAATCACTTCATTTTAACAGGCATggtgaaaataaaggaacttaacaaatttgtttgCTTCCGCGTAACCATCGCCCGGTAGTGGGTATTCATGTTTCTTATGCTGTAGCGTAGTATATGCCTACCTATGGTTCGATTCGGTGTGGTTCTGTGCGATTCGGTGTGTGCTTGTAAacgtccccctttttctgtgTTGTGAATCTCCTGTGGTGGTTTGCCGCGCTTAATTGCCTTCCCGTGGAGCATTTTGCTTCGCACCTCCGCTCCACTGCTCAGCTGAGGGGGCCACCAGCACAGATCACCGCACAGATCGCCGCACAGATCACCACACAGATCACCACACAGATCACCGCACAGATCACCACACAAATCACTGCACATTCACATTACGGATAACCAGATGCGCCACTTGTCACACATGGCCCATCGATTGAACCCtaattttgcgaaaaaggaGACGCGGCCGATCGTACGCCCCCTTCAGAGACACAATAcgtaaaaggggggaggggggaactCTCGTGCggtgcaaataaataaaagtaaacatatgcacacgtcTACACATACGTGCACATACACACGTACACCTTAACGAACATGAGAGGAAGGAAACAGCAGAAGAGCGAGCGAAGCAAAATATGTATGACAAGTTTTGGGAGAAAATAAGTTTCGCTTCAGTTAATTTACTATCGAAGCTAAACTTTGgagaaagcaaaaaggacCGAAAGAAATTTaagggcataaaaaagggtaagAAAAATGTCACGACATTTCCATTACTATTAAGAATAGAAGATgacaaaaagaggaaaaaaaaaaaaacatttcagGACagttacaaaaaggaacacccatttttgtacttgctcaagaaaaacaaatacactcaaataaaatttgtttttaatgaCATTGTTAAGACTTATTCTGAGAGACAATTTCTGAGCGACGTatctttgaattttttgtgcaaGCTAGCTAGGAAGGAAAATTGTGCAAACAGTTTGAGTGTGCGGGATGTCCACACGCTGCTGCTGATTTTGAGTCGAGAGTTTTTGGCCAGACGTGGTGGGGAGGCGGACGCCACGAACGATGGTGCTCATTGCGATGTGGAAAGTGGTGACCATAGCGATGTGGAAAGTGGTGACCATAGCGATGTGGAAAGTGGTGACCATAGCGATGTGAAAGATGGTGACCATAGCGATGTGAAAGATGGTGACCATAGCGATGTGAAAGGTGGTGACCATAGCGATGTGAAAGATGGTGACCATAGCGATGTGAAAGGTGGTGACCATATCGATGTGAAAGGTGTCGCTGACCACGGGGAGGACCCCCCCCTGGCAAACGATCGAgacatgaaaattttaaaaaccaGCTGCTACTTGTTGCGACACCTGTTTATGAACAGGGAGGGGTGCGATGTGGTGGAAGACTCCTTTGCGATTCTTTTTCTAACAAAACTGAATTACGtgatagataaaaaaaacgacctTGGGCAGAAAGACCTTAGGCATAACTACAGCTTTTATTTCTACGTCCTCCTCCTTTACTACTATCTCTATGTGTACAACAATACGAACAAGGTCGTGTTGTTCCCCAGAGGGAGGATTTTTAAATACTCATTTGGGGGCACCAATGAGATGGCACtggttcataaaaaatacgacTCTTTGAAAGACAGCTCTATGTACAATATGGAGAGGTATGGAATCTACACAGAGACCCACAACAGtgttgacaaaaatgaagaaaaaaaacgaaggattatttcaacaaaaagaagtatgctcattttttaaaaaacaactaTACTATAAATTTTGACTGCTTAAAGGAGAATATGCATCTgttcttcaaatttaatgatatgttaaatgtacattttatcACCCACATGAACGAACTGAAAGTTTTTCAATTGACTACTCATGAGTGTGTCATGAGAAGGAAGACTCACTTGATGAGCGAATCGATGAACAATTATTTGATGCTATGTCTGAGGCTTCTTTTTAAACTGAATAGTAAACTGGAGGGAGATAATTACACCCAAGCGAAATGCAGTAATGGTGTACCGAGCAACAGTAATGAAAATtcgagggggggaaaaaaaaacgacgcacattttttcacatcagaaaaggaaaaaaataaacgaagaAAAGTGCCAACCAATTTGTTATTAACAAATATtaacaacaaaaagaaaagccaaaaaaataagttagtTTTAATCGAACTGTTGTATCAAGCAATTGACTATGTGACGTTAAATGAGGAGATTCCTACGTGCAGCAGCAAAGGGAACAACAACATTATCGAAAATGGACTAAGCGAAATAGTTAATTGccttgagaaaaaatttaaactcAAGTACGTAGGAAGCGCAAAGGACGTGGAGTATCTCTCACAAagtgaaagcaaaaaaaaatccaaaaatgaaaaaaatgctgacAGTGAAGAAAACATCCTTTTTAACATCATCAACATAGacaataaattaaaaaataaaaataacttaaACGTAGACACTTTGCTAAAGAAGATAAATGATCTGCTCAACATCGGGAATGATCCGTCTGCCTACGTTCACTCAGGGCTCCACGTTATCATCAGGAATATGTGCCTCAATAGGCTGAACTCGCTAAACTTAGATTTGCTCTTCCTCGTAAATTTGTACTCgaacaataattttaaaaataagttttttcATTACGATTGGAAGTTGGCGACCGCTCCGTGGGTTAGCGAAAACGCCGGCAGGAGTGACTACCCAGCCGAGCATCGCGAAAATGGCAGCGGGGGTGCCGTCCAAGCGACACCCATGGGGGCTCCGAATGAAGCGGAAACTGGTGGGCAGGCAGCGACAAAAGAGGGTGAGAAGTCAGATAGGCTTCCTTCGATGAGCCTTCCAACCCTGAGTCTCCCAACCTTGGACCTCTCCTCCCTGTACATCCCGCTGACCTACAAAGCGGAGGACGATTCCTTCAAAgcagaaacgaaaaaaaaatcacagagcatggcaaaaaaaaagaagaataaacACATCTATAACGAGCTCGCACTATGCTTAAAAATCATTGCAAACAGTTTCGCCTCCAAAGACCTTTGCTTCAATTCTTTTTCTgtcttatattttatgtataaaaatatactagACAATATCATGAGGatatcttttaattttacttacTTTATTAGTgcggagtttttttttttcaacgaCAGCATGAATTTTCTCTCGCTtgtaaatttgaaaagggaGCTAATGCCAAGTTCGGTATACTTTGACAGCATAAGAGCTTTTACCAACATCAAATCGCACTATAAGTACTTCCTTGGGTTGACAAGAAAGGGagtgaagaaggaagaagtcaAGAGTAGGAAGCAGTATCCAATTCTCCTGTCCAGTTTGAGGGGTGACACGGGAGAAGATTTGTACAGCGGTGGAGACGAATACATAGATGGAGAGGAACACATCGGTGGGGAGGAACACAGCGGTGGAGAGGCACACAGAGGTGGAGATGCACACAGCGGTGGAGATGCACACAGAGGTGGAGAGGAAATCCCCCCGGGGGAACACcaaagagtgaaaaaaaaaagaaagaaagaagatACAGTGCGCGGGGGAAGGGGAATAATCCCTCAACCGTGGCGCAACCCGTTCGATTTATTTTTGGACAGCGTGGATAATCTGCTGAAGGATACCACGGTGGATCAGAAACTAAATTCGAAGGAGTTACTATGTGAGTGCCCGACTCACCAAACTTCCTATTttgcgaagaagaaaaaaaaaaaaatcctcttAGATGAGCATATGTACTTGATTAGCAGTTACAatcaccatttttataatttgcaCGATCGATTTTTGCCAATCTATACATATTCCAAAATGTGCCATATAGacaggaaaaagggaaatccCCTTGTGGAGCCACAACgagggaagagaaaaaaaatggagaaccAAACGATGGAACCCAATGTAGCAGAAAAGCCATcacggaaaaggaaaaagaagaaggtggACATAGTGATGGTGCATGGGCTGAGGGGAAACGCTCTCCGAACATGGAGATTCTCCAACCTGTACCACAACAGCCCCAATTATCGCTTCTATTACCGAAATGACAATTTGAAAAGGTACGAGAAGGGCGTTACGAACACACAGATGCGCAGTAGTGACAGTGCGAACGAGAGCGATGATAGCACAGATGAGAGCAAACATTATGTGTGGTCCTTCCTCGATATAAacggaaaaagggaagacaaAGATTACAGCCAATCACTCAGTGAAGGTTCATGCTTAGAGAAAAATGAgctgaaagaaaaagaggacgAACTTTTTAGCGCCATAAATGACAATACAgacaaatttaaagaaaataaaaacgtctTTCTTTTTGACGAAGAAAGTAAGGAAATAAGAAAGTGCATAAAGATACGAAATAGCTTTCGCTTTGTAGCCAACGAGGATTTAATCCGCATGCTGTTGTtaaattataagtataatCAAAACGTTTTTTCCGTTTATGCGCACACCCgaattatgaacaaaaatatttttaagtccatttttttgaataataagaaattaaaaaatgatttggATCTTTACAGCGATTTGTTGTCCTACCAGTTGTGGCCCGTTTATTTATTGTACCCTCGGAGCAAGCGCTcgaatattttcatttttaactatCACTCCCCGTTGTACCCCGATGGGAGCTACTACGTCAAGCGGGGTCGCCAGAACGGGAGGGGAAACTCGGCGAGGcgggacaaaatggagaaaagggaaaacagcGAGGAGGGAAGGGGCTTAGAATGCGGAGCGAGAAGTAACGTAGAAACAAACGAGGAAAGCTACGCAGAAAGCAACCGAGTGGGACTTCTCAACAGCTCGATTAACGGAGAAGATAAGAAGGAGCCGGAAAGCCTCGGGTACATGTTTTCCCATTTCAGTTCGCTTAATTCTCTATTtacgaaaaaggaggaaaaccGAGAACagaattttaacaaaaaaaaatatttctacacCGACAGAATGAATATGGAAGAGTTgtctatttttcttttaaaaaaattaaaaggcaTAAACTTAGGAAGGCATAATGATATTATATTTGTTGCTCATTCCATGGGGGGATTATTAACACAGTACGTAttgctaaaaaatgatgacattTTGAGGAAGAccaaatttgtgtttttttacgcttctcctcattttggcTCTCCACTTTCCTCGACggcttttttgttcaaaacatttttatcgcCTTATGTTTATCAGCTC
This genomic window contains:
- a CDS encoding hypothetical protein (putative) produces the protein MSSIKNATGVRHNAFRLNAHKKLIYNRMRRFNWPPQECSAIHPIEPFGKQFFIFNAFKRDPNFDNEVCNTVKPLLNPNNEKIPSETVLCVCDFAKRPLMFLNYLDFKILQASMDKIKEGFKKMEEKLDKTNYLDTKFGLMLKYNLNKTYGMQRVKKGEHNSWGMKKGVFRSRKT
- a CDS encoding hypothetical protein (putative), producing MNELKVFQLTTHECVMRRKTHLMSESMNNYLMLCLRLLFKLNSKLEGDNYTQAKCSNGVPSNSNENSRGGKKNDAHFFTSEKEKNKRRKVPTNLLLTNINNKKKSQKNKLVLIELLYQAIDYVTLNEEIPTCSSKGNNNIIENGLSEIVNCLEKKFKLKYVGSAKDVEYLSQSESKKKSKNEKNADSEENILFNIINIDNKLKNKNNLNVDTLLKKINDLLNIGNDPSAYVHSGLHVIIRNMCLNRLNSLNLDLLFLVNLYSNNNFKNKFFHYDWKLATAPWVSENAGRSDYPAEHRENGSGGAVQATPMGAPNEAETGGQAATKEGEKSDRLPSMSLPTLSLPTLDLSSLYIPLTYKAEDDSFKAETKKKSQSMAKKKKNKHIYNELALCLKIIANSFASKDLCFNSFSVLYFMYKNILDNIMRISFNFTYFISAEFFFFNDSMNFLSLVNLKRELMPSSVYFDSIRAFTNIKSHYKYFLGLTRKGVKKEEVKSRKQYPILLSSLRGDTGEDLYSGGDEYIDGEEHIGGEEHSGGEAHRAWIIC